One segment of Primulina tabacum isolate GXHZ01 chromosome 14, ASM2559414v2, whole genome shotgun sequence DNA contains the following:
- the LOC142524716 gene encoding F-box protein 7-like isoform X1, with amino-acid sequence MTSDTAANLAAELESASRLRAARFFVTQRPWLDLYGINVRPVAPVGSVSGKPYVDPALIHMRLPDELLLEIFSRMTPYTLGRATCVCRKWRYTIRIPVFWRNACLKAWQVNGLTENYKILHSKYDGSWKKMWLLRPRLRTDGLYVSRNTYIRAGIAEWKISNPVHIVCYFRYLRFYPSGRFLYKNSSQKVKDVVKCMNFRATKADCVFSGQYTLTEDKVEAALLYPGLRPTVLRIRLRLRGTTVGANNRLDLLSLVTSGVNDAEASGPDEEILGVVEGWEEDETHNPDVPAISHRRGLTPFVFVPFDEVGTSVLNLPVDKMDYFVPG; translated from the exons ATGACTTCAG ATACTGCGGCAAACCTTGCAGCTGAGCTTGAATCAGCTTCTCGGTTGAGGGCTGCTCGATTCTTCGTAACGCAAAGGCCGTGGCTTG ATCTTTATGGGATTAATGTCAGACCTGTTGCTCCTGTTGGGAGCGTCAGTGGCAAACCATATGTTGATCCAGCACTTATACACATGCGCTTACCCGATGAGTTGCTTTTGGAG ATCTTTTCAAGAATGACTCCATATACCCTAGGGAGGGCAACTTGTGTTTGTCGAAAATGGAGATATACAATACGTATCCCTGTGTTTTGGCGCAATGCTTGTTTAAAAGCTTGGCAG GTCAATGGACTAACAGAAAATTATAAGATTCTTCATTCTAAGTATGATGGTTCATGGAAGAAAATGTGGCTCCTAAGGCCAAGACTTCGAACTGATG GTCTTTATGTCAGTCGGAATACCTATATTCGTGCTGGAATTGCAGAGTGGAAGATCAGTAATCCAGTTCATATT GTGTGCTATTTTCGTTACTTGAGATTCTATCCTTCTGGAAGGTTTCTCTATAAG AATTCATCACAAAAAGTAAAAGATGTGGTGAAATgcatgaattttcgggccacAAAAGCTGATTGTGTTTTTAGCGGGCAGTACACGCTTACTGAAGACAAG GTTGAAGCTGCTCTTTTGTATCCTGGCTTGCGACCAACTGTGCTAAGAATCCGGTTGAG GTTAAGGGGTACAACAGTAGGTGCTAACAATAGATTGGATCTCCTTTCACTTGTTACCAGTGGCGTGAACGATGCGGAGGCCAGCGGGCCGGATGAGGAGATTCTTGGAGTAGTTGAAGGATGGGAAGAAGATGAAACACATAATCCTGACGTTCCAGCCATTTCACATAGAAGGGGTTTAACTCCTTTTGTCTTTGTACCGTTCGATGAA GTTGGAACATCAGTATTGAATCTGCCTGTGGACAAGATGGATTATTTTGTACCTGGTTGA
- the LOC142524716 gene encoding F-box protein 7-like isoform X2, whose translation MTSDTAANLAAELESASRLRAARFFVTQRPWLDLYGINVRPVAPVGSVSGKPYVDPALIHMRLPDELLLEIFSRMTPYTLGRATCVCRKWRYTIRIPVFWRNACLKAWQVNGLTENYKILHSKYDGSWKKMWLLRPRLRTDGLYVSRNTYIRAGIAEWKISNPVHIVCYFRYLRFYPSGRFLYKNSSQKVKDVVKCMNFRATKADCVFSGQYTLTEDKVEAALLYPGLRPTVLRIRLSGVNDAEASGPDEEILGVVEGWEEDETHNPDVPAISHRRGLTPFVFVPFDEVGTSVLNLPVDKMDYFVPG comes from the exons ATGACTTCAG ATACTGCGGCAAACCTTGCAGCTGAGCTTGAATCAGCTTCTCGGTTGAGGGCTGCTCGATTCTTCGTAACGCAAAGGCCGTGGCTTG ATCTTTATGGGATTAATGTCAGACCTGTTGCTCCTGTTGGGAGCGTCAGTGGCAAACCATATGTTGATCCAGCACTTATACACATGCGCTTACCCGATGAGTTGCTTTTGGAG ATCTTTTCAAGAATGACTCCATATACCCTAGGGAGGGCAACTTGTGTTTGTCGAAAATGGAGATATACAATACGTATCCCTGTGTTTTGGCGCAATGCTTGTTTAAAAGCTTGGCAG GTCAATGGACTAACAGAAAATTATAAGATTCTTCATTCTAAGTATGATGGTTCATGGAAGAAAATGTGGCTCCTAAGGCCAAGACTTCGAACTGATG GTCTTTATGTCAGTCGGAATACCTATATTCGTGCTGGAATTGCAGAGTGGAAGATCAGTAATCCAGTTCATATT GTGTGCTATTTTCGTTACTTGAGATTCTATCCTTCTGGAAGGTTTCTCTATAAG AATTCATCACAAAAAGTAAAAGATGTGGTGAAATgcatgaattttcgggccacAAAAGCTGATTGTGTTTTTAGCGGGCAGTACACGCTTACTGAAGACAAG GTTGAAGCTGCTCTTTTGTATCCTGGCTTGCGACCAACTGTGCTAAGAATCCGGTTGAG TGGCGTGAACGATGCGGAGGCCAGCGGGCCGGATGAGGAGATTCTTGGAGTAGTTGAAGGATGGGAAGAAGATGAAACACATAATCCTGACGTTCCAGCCATTTCACATAGAAGGGGTTTAACTCCTTTTGTCTTTGTACCGTTCGATGAA GTTGGAACATCAGTATTGAATCTGCCTGTGGACAAGATGGATTATTTTGTACCTGGTTGA